The following coding sequences lie in one Corynebacterium humireducens NBRC 106098 = DSM 45392 genomic window:
- the murC gene encoding UDP-N-acetylmuramate--L-alanine ligase has protein sequence MSGVARILLDRGSVVTGSDVKDSRPVRALRSNGAHVAVGHDAANLTLAGEPPTVVVVSFAAIPQDNPELVAAHEQGIPVIRRSDLLGELMTGYRQILFAGTHGKTSTTSMAVAAAQAAGMDPSFSIGGQLSRSGTNAHHGTGDCFIAEADESDASLLRYSPDVAVVTNIEPDHLDFFGTAQAYHQVFDDFSERVTENGHLVVCLDDIHAAALGERAMRNGISVLGYGTTDAAALHPVIPLGAEILSTEVTEGGTTAHIRIDGRDLTVLLQTPGSHMVLNGAAALLACHLAGGDLEKLAEGLSDFNGVRRRFEYRGTAGGVRVYDDYAHHPTEVTAVLQAAQQKVEAEGEDGRVVVVFQPHLYSRTIEFAEEFAAALSLADAAVVLDIFGARERPVEGVSSRIITDAMTCDVTYEPDFSHAPETVLGLVREGDLVLTMGAGDVTLLAGEILAALGR, from the coding sequence ATGTCCGGCGTCGCCCGGATCCTGCTCGACCGCGGTTCGGTGGTCACCGGCTCCGACGTCAAGGACTCCCGTCCGGTGCGGGCCCTGCGTTCCAACGGCGCGCATGTCGCCGTCGGCCACGACGCCGCGAACCTGACGCTCGCCGGTGAGCCGCCGACGGTGGTCGTCGTCTCCTTCGCGGCGATCCCTCAGGACAACCCGGAGCTCGTCGCCGCCCACGAGCAGGGGATCCCGGTCATCCGGCGTTCCGACCTGCTCGGTGAGCTGATGACCGGGTACCGCCAGATCCTCTTCGCCGGCACGCACGGCAAGACGTCGACCACCTCGATGGCGGTCGCGGCGGCGCAGGCGGCGGGCATGGACCCGAGCTTCTCCATCGGCGGCCAGCTGAGCCGTTCCGGCACCAACGCGCACCACGGCACCGGTGACTGCTTCATCGCGGAGGCCGACGAGTCCGACGCCTCGCTGCTGCGCTACTCCCCGGACGTGGCGGTGGTGACCAACATCGAGCCCGACCATCTCGACTTCTTCGGCACGGCCCAGGCCTACCACCAGGTCTTCGACGACTTCTCCGAGCGGGTCACCGAGAACGGCCACCTGGTCGTGTGCCTCGACGACATCCACGCCGCCGCCCTCGGTGAACGCGCGATGCGGAACGGCATCTCCGTGCTGGGCTACGGCACGACCGATGCGGCGGCCCTGCACCCGGTGATCCCGCTGGGGGCGGAGATCCTCAGCACCGAGGTCACCGAGGGCGGCACCACCGCGCACATCCGTATCGACGGCCGCGACCTCACCGTCCTCCTCCAGACCCCGGGCAGCCACATGGTCCTCAACGGCGCGGCGGCCCTGCTGGCCTGCCACCTGGCGGGCGGTGACCTGGAGAAGCTGGCCGAGGGCCTGAGCGACTTCAACGGCGTGCGCCGGCGCTTCGAGTACCGCGGCACCGCCGGCGGGGTGCGCGTCTACGACGACTACGCCCACCACCCGACCGAGGTGACCGCGGTGCTGCAGGCGGCGCAGCAGAAGGTGGAGGCGGAGGGGGAGGACGGCCGGGTGGTCGTCGTCTTCCAGCCGCACCTGTACTCCCGCACCATCGAGTTCGCCGAGGAGTTCGCCGCGGCGCTCTCGCTGGCCGACGCCGCCGTGGTCCTCGACATCTTCGGGGCCCGCGAGAGGCCGGTGGAGGGCGTGAGTTCCCGCATCATCACCGACGCGATGACCTGCGACGTCACCTATGAGCCGGATTTCTCGCACGCCCCGGAGACCGTCCTCGGTCTGGTGCGGGAGGGTGACCTCGTCCTCACGATGGGTGCCGGTGACGTCACCCTGCTGGCGGGCGAGATCCTGGCGGCGCTGGGCCGGTAG
- the murG gene encoding undecaprenyldiphospho-muramoylpentapeptide beta-N-acetylglucosaminyltransferase: MPAAKKPLSVVVAGGGTAGHIEPALAVAEALVEKHGATVTALGTPRGLERDLIPARGFELRLIDPVPVPRRPNLDLLKLPFRVLGAVRQTRAILRDTGADVLIGFGGYVSAPAYLAARSLGIPFLVHEANARAGMANKLGQRLGGRSYNAVADSGMPGEVVGIPVRAGLRGGDTHAAVERARELWGLEPGRRTLLVTGGSQGAVRINKAVAGAVETLTTDAGIQILHAYGKRNTAPDKHDHYVALPYIDDMAAAYAVADLIVCRSGAMTVAEVTSAGLPALYVPLPHGNGEQALNATGVVEAGAARFIDDAELTPDRLVSEVTEILGDDAQLAAMRAAARDHAAGDAAGLLADAVVAAVE, from the coding sequence ATGCCCGCAGCGAAGAAGCCTCTGAGCGTAGTTGTCGCAGGAGGTGGAACCGCCGGCCACATCGAGCCCGCTCTCGCGGTGGCTGAGGCGCTCGTCGAGAAGCACGGTGCCACCGTCACCGCCCTGGGCACCCCCCGCGGACTGGAGCGCGACCTCATCCCCGCCCGCGGTTTCGAGCTGCGTCTGATCGACCCCGTCCCGGTGCCGCGCCGCCCCAACCTGGACCTGCTCAAGCTGCCGTTCCGCGTGCTGGGTGCCGTCCGTCAGACCCGGGCGATCCTCCGGGACACCGGGGCCGACGTCCTCATCGGCTTCGGCGGTTACGTCTCCGCCCCCGCCTACCTGGCGGCGCGCTCGCTGGGCATCCCCTTCCTCGTGCACGAGGCCAACGCCCGCGCCGGCATGGCCAACAAGCTGGGCCAGCGCCTCGGCGGCCGCAGCTACAACGCCGTCGCGGACTCGGGCATGCCCGGCGAGGTCGTCGGCATCCCCGTGCGCGCCGGTCTGCGTGGGGGCGACACCCACGCGGCCGTCGAGCGGGCCCGCGAACTGTGGGGCCTCGAGCCGGGGCGGCGCACCCTGCTGGTGACCGGTGGTTCCCAGGGCGCGGTGCGCATCAACAAGGCGGTGGCCGGGGCGGTGGAGACGCTCACCACGGACGCCGGCATCCAGATCCTCCACGCCTACGGCAAGCGCAACACCGCGCCGGACAAGCACGACCACTACGTCGCGCTGCCCTACATCGACGACATGGCGGCCGCCTACGCCGTGGCCGACCTCATCGTCTGCCGCTCCGGCGCGATGACCGTCGCCGAGGTCACCTCCGCCGGCCTCCCCGCCCTGTACGTGCCGCTGCCGCACGGCAACGGTGAGCAGGCGCTCAACGCGACCGGGGTCGTCGAGGCCGGGGCCGCCCGCTTCATCGACGACGCCGAGCTCACCCCCGACCGCCTCGTCTCCGAGGTCACGGAGATCCTCGGCGACGACGCGCAGCTCGCCGCCATGCGGGCCGCCGCCCGTGACCACGCCGCCGGTGACGCCGCCGGGCTGCTCGCCGACGCGGTCGTGGCGGCAGTAGAGTAA
- a CDS encoding FtsW/RodA/SpoVE family cell cycle protein, with protein MSNSTGRFTRWRADWHRMLESRPGFDYFMIRSVVFLLVGIGAVMVMSSTMTWSVLEGATVWNQAVRQFMMIAAGLVAFWIALRTRPETVRRLTPWLLGLSLVLLIAVLIPGIGTGRLEVGSQSWIVLGPLRFQPSELAKVAIAVWGASYLADRRHTPGTGMRSPFTLYAGVAAIMALLIALQGDLGMAVNFAVVVGFTLLFAGVDLRLILASVAVAGLGLLWVFFSGGFRSNRFHVYFDALFGRFEDTQGVAFQSYQGFLSLADGSVTGVGVGQSRAKWFYLPEAKNDFIFAIIGEELGLWGGALVIILFALLGYFGIRAAFRAQNQFQSLMAGALTAGVVSQAFINIGYVIGLLPVTGIQLPMISAGGTSTIITLGSMGLLASVARHEPEAVSAMQSYGRPLFDRLALLPEPATRPTPVRRAPAPTSRERFGEPVTGSVRRRNRPPNDRRR; from the coding sequence ATGAGCAACTCCACCGGCAGATTCACGAGGTGGCGCGCCGACTGGCACCGCATGCTGGAGTCCCGTCCGGGCTTCGACTACTTCATGATCCGCTCCGTGGTCTTCCTGCTCGTCGGCATCGGCGCCGTCATGGTCATGTCCTCGACGATGACCTGGTCCGTCCTCGAGGGCGCGACCGTGTGGAACCAGGCCGTGCGCCAGTTCATGATGATCGCCGCCGGACTCGTCGCCTTCTGGATCGCCCTGCGCACCCGCCCGGAGACCGTACGGCGCCTGACGCCCTGGCTGCTCGGCCTGTCACTCGTGCTGCTCATCGCGGTGCTCATACCGGGCATCGGCACGGGCCGACTCGAGGTCGGCTCGCAGTCGTGGATCGTCCTCGGACCACTGCGTTTCCAGCCCTCCGAGCTGGCCAAGGTGGCCATCGCCGTGTGGGGCGCGTCCTACCTCGCCGACCGGCGGCACACCCCCGGCACCGGCATGCGCAGCCCCTTCACCCTCTACGCCGGCGTGGCCGCCATCATGGCGCTGCTCATCGCTCTCCAGGGTGACCTGGGCATGGCCGTGAACTTCGCCGTGGTCGTCGGTTTCACGCTCCTGTTCGCGGGCGTGGATCTCCGTCTCATCCTCGCGTCGGTGGCCGTGGCCGGACTCGGACTGCTGTGGGTGTTCTTCTCCGGCGGCTTCCGCTCCAACCGCTTCCACGTCTACTTCGACGCCCTCTTCGGCCGCTTCGAGGACACCCAGGGCGTGGCGTTCCAGTCCTACCAGGGCTTCCTCTCCCTGGCGGACGGCTCCGTCACCGGCGTCGGCGTGGGGCAGTCCCGCGCCAAGTGGTTCTACCTCCCCGAGGCGAAGAACGACTTCATCTTCGCCATTATCGGCGAGGAGCTCGGACTGTGGGGCGGCGCGCTGGTCATCATCCTCTTCGCCCTCCTCGGATACTTCGGCATCCGCGCCGCGTTCCGCGCGCAGAACCAGTTCCAGTCGCTTATGGCCGGTGCGCTCACGGCGGGTGTCGTGTCGCAGGCCTTCATCAACATCGGCTACGTCATCGGCCTGCTCCCGGTCACCGGCATCCAGCTGCCGATGATCTCCGCGGGCGGCACGTCGACGATCATCACCCTCGGTTCGATGGGCCTGCTGGCCTCGGTGGCCCGCCACGAACCGGAGGCGGTCTCCGCGATGCAGTCCTACGGCCGACCCCTCTTCGACCGGCTCGCTCTGCTGCCCGAACCGGCGACCCGCCCCACCCCGGTGCGGCGGGCCCCCGCCCCCACGTCACGTGAGAGGTTTGGGGAGCCGGTCACTGGTAGCGTCAGGAGGAGAAACAGGCCCCCCAACGACAGGAGACGGTGA
- the murD gene encoding UDP-N-acetylmuramoyl-L-alanine--D-glutamate ligase gives MITGTALVAGAGVSGRGLVRLLAGLGVDLIVADDNTRLDGVRTVSVAEARELLDDVELVVTSPGWRPDSPLLVDAAARGLEVIGDVELAYRLDRAGTFGPPRTWLVVTGTNGKTTTTAMLAAMMQQLGRDTGLRAEAVGNIGVAVADALVDPQRVDILVAELSSFQLHWSSQLIPDAGVLLNLAEDHIDWHGSFTGYADDKARALRGAVAVAGVDDPEVRAVLERAGVDTYVGFTLGEPVPGQFGVRDGHLVDDTGVVLAPVAGIQPAGPAGVLDALAAAAIARSQGAGPEHIAAALADFQVDGHRGQTVAEGGGVAWIDNSKATNPHAADAALAGLHDVIWIAGGQLKGADVVPLIRDHAHRLSAVGLLGVDAPLIAAALAEIAPDVPVHTTTHTDPAAAMDELVGWAAGVAKQGDTVLLAPAAASLDMFTGMAERGDLFAAAARRLS, from the coding sequence ATGATCACCGGAACCGCCCTCGTCGCCGGAGCCGGAGTGTCCGGCCGCGGCCTGGTCCGCCTGCTCGCCGGTCTGGGGGTGGACCTGATCGTCGCCGACGACAATACCCGCCTCGACGGCGTGCGCACCGTCTCCGTCGCCGAGGCACGCGAGCTTCTCGACGACGTCGAGCTCGTCGTCACCTCCCCGGGCTGGCGCCCCGACAGCCCACTGCTGGTCGACGCCGCCGCCCGCGGCCTCGAGGTCATCGGCGACGTCGAGCTGGCCTACCGCCTCGACCGCGCCGGGACCTTCGGCCCGCCGCGCACCTGGCTGGTGGTCACCGGCACCAACGGCAAGACCACCACCACCGCCATGCTCGCCGCCATGATGCAGCAGCTCGGCCGCGACACCGGCCTGCGGGCCGAGGCGGTCGGCAACATCGGCGTCGCGGTGGCCGACGCCCTGGTGGACCCGCAGCGCGTCGACATCCTCGTCGCCGAGCTCTCCAGCTTCCAGCTGCACTGGTCGAGCCAGCTGATCCCGGACGCCGGCGTGCTGCTCAACCTCGCCGAGGACCACATCGACTGGCACGGCTCCTTCACCGGCTACGCCGACGACAAGGCGCGTGCCCTGCGGGGCGCGGTGGCCGTCGCCGGCGTCGACGACCCGGAGGTGCGGGCGGTGCTGGAGCGGGCGGGCGTCGACACGTACGTCGGCTTCACCCTCGGGGAACCCGTCCCCGGACAGTTCGGCGTGCGCGACGGACACCTGGTGGACGACACCGGCGTCGTGCTCGCCCCCGTGGCGGGCATCCAGCCCGCCGGACCGGCCGGCGTCCTCGACGCCCTCGCCGCGGCCGCGATCGCCCGCAGCCAGGGCGCGGGCCCGGAGCACATCGCCGCCGCCCTCGCCGACTTCCAGGTCGACGGCCACCGCGGCCAGACCGTCGCGGAGGGCGGGGGAGTGGCGTGGATCGACAACTCCAAGGCCACCAACCCGCACGCCGCCGACGCGGCGCTCGCCGGACTCCACGACGTCATCTGGATCGCCGGCGGCCAGCTCAAGGGGGCGGACGTCGTCCCGCTCATCCGGGACCACGCCCACCGGCTCAGCGCCGTCGGGCTGCTCGGCGTCGACGCCCCGCTCATCGCGGCGGCACTGGCCGAGATCGCCCCCGACGTCCCAGTCCACACCACCACCCACACCGACCCGGCCGCCGCGATGGACGAGCTCGTGGGGTGGGCGGCGGGCGTCGCGAAGCAGGGCGACACCGTCCTCCTCGCACCCGCCGCCGCCTCCCTGGACATGTTCACCGGCATGGCCGAGCGCGGCGACCTGTTCGCCGCGGCAGCACGGAGGCTTTCATGA
- the mraY gene encoding phospho-N-acetylmuramoyl-pentapeptide-transferase, whose product MTQIIMAGIVSFLVAIFTTPVLIRRFSAEGLGQEIREEGPKSHMRKRGTPTMGGIAIIAGIVIAYLTVSLYGLITGSGGFTVSGLLVLGLTLGLGALGFADDFIKLFKARNLGLNKTAKLVGQLVIAIAFGLLILWFPDDQGLTPGSTQLSFIRDIDTLDIAFGGSVIGIIVFLVFMYILIAAWSNAVNLTDGLDGLAAGTTAFVMGGYSLITFWQFRNSCTVSVEPGCYSVRDPLDLAVLAAAGLGACLGFLWWNAAPAKIFMGDTGSLALGGLVAGLSVASRTELLMIIIGALFVIEAASVLIQIIVFRTTGKRFFRMAPFHHHFENGGWPETTVVIRFWLIAVMAVMLGTSIFYAEWLTATGVSLR is encoded by the coding sequence GTGACACAGATCATCATGGCAGGAATCGTCAGCTTCCTCGTCGCCATCTTCACCACTCCCGTCCTCATCCGGCGCTTCTCCGCGGAGGGCCTGGGGCAGGAGATCCGTGAGGAGGGCCCCAAGTCGCACATGCGCAAGCGCGGCACCCCGACGATGGGCGGCATCGCCATCATCGCGGGCATCGTCATCGCCTACCTCACCGTCAGCCTCTACGGGCTCATCACCGGCTCCGGCGGCTTCACGGTCTCCGGCCTCCTGGTCCTCGGCCTGACCCTGGGCCTGGGTGCCCTGGGCTTCGCGGACGACTTCATCAAGCTGTTCAAGGCCCGCAACCTGGGCCTCAACAAGACGGCCAAGCTCGTCGGCCAGCTGGTCATCGCCATCGCGTTCGGCCTGCTCATCCTGTGGTTCCCGGACGACCAGGGGCTCACCCCGGGGTCGACGCAGCTGTCGTTCATCCGTGACATCGACACCCTGGACATCGCCTTCGGCGGTTCGGTGATCGGCATCATCGTGTTCCTGGTGTTCATGTACATCCTCATCGCCGCGTGGTCGAACGCCGTCAACCTCACCGACGGCCTCGACGGCCTCGCCGCCGGCACCACCGCCTTCGTCATGGGCGGCTACTCGCTCATCACCTTCTGGCAGTTCCGCAACTCCTGCACCGTCTCGGTGGAGCCGGGCTGCTACTCGGTGCGTGACCCGCTGGACCTCGCGGTCCTCGCCGCCGCCGGCCTCGGCGCCTGCCTCGGTTTCCTGTGGTGGAACGCGGCACCGGCCAAGATCTTCATGGGCGACACCGGTTCCCTGGCCCTCGGTGGCCTCGTCGCCGGACTGTCCGTCGCCTCCCGCACCGAGCTGCTCATGATCATCATCGGCGCCCTCTTCGTCATCGAGGCGGCCTCCGTGCTCATCCAGATCATCGTGTTCCGCACGACGGGCAAGCGCTTCTTCCGCATGGCACCGTTCCACCACCACTTCGAGAACGGCGGCTGGCCCGAGACCACCGTCGTCATCCGTTTCTGGCTCATCGCCGTCATGGCCGTCATGCTGGGAACGTCCATCTTCTACGCTGAGTGGCTGACAGCCACGGGAGTGAGCCTGCGATGA
- a CDS encoding UDP-N-acetylmuramoyl-tripeptide--D-alanyl-D-alanine ligase, whose translation MIPLTLAEIADITGGELSHVTDPETRVTGSVEFDSRRVTPGGLFLALPGARVDGHDFAATAVESGAVAVLAARPVGVPAVVVKPRGRSDSNADIYAHDEDGSARAVVEALAALAHGVVTRLPDLTVVGITGSAGKTSTKDLVASVLREAGETVAPPGSFNNEIGHPYTALRCDADTRYLVAEMSARGIGHIAHLAESVPPHIGVVLNVGSAHLGEFGSQENIAQAKGELIEALPADGVAVLNADDPFVAAMAPRTRARVVTYSTHSRADLWAADVRLDDVARASFTLHSRDGSVPVTLQVFGEHQVSNALAAAAVGLEAGLTLEQVAAGLSRHTNASAHRMDVQTRADGVTVINDSYNANPDSMRAGVAALAYTAAARPHARAIAVLGEMGELGDDAEASHRELGEQLGRYRVSHLIAVGDSPNSRAMATAAQARGITTEIAHDVEEATRLVGNVLQTRPIEYTGTGNPGDVVLVKASNALGLWRVAEKLIQKGH comes from the coding sequence TTGATCCCCCTCACTCTCGCGGAGATCGCGGACATCACCGGCGGTGAACTCTCGCACGTGACCGACCCGGAGACCCGGGTGACCGGGTCCGTCGAGTTCGACTCCCGCCGGGTCACCCCGGGCGGGCTGTTCCTCGCCCTGCCGGGGGCGCGCGTCGACGGACACGACTTCGCCGCCACCGCCGTCGAGTCCGGCGCGGTCGCCGTCCTGGCGGCGCGGCCGGTGGGGGTGCCGGCGGTCGTCGTGAAGCCGCGGGGCCGCAGTGACTCCAACGCCGACATCTACGCCCACGACGAGGACGGCTCCGCCCGTGCCGTCGTGGAGGCGCTCGCCGCCCTGGCGCACGGCGTGGTCACGCGCCTGCCCGACCTGACGGTGGTGGGCATCACCGGTTCCGCCGGCAAGACCTCCACCAAGGACCTCGTGGCGTCCGTGCTGCGGGAGGCGGGGGAGACCGTCGCCCCGCCCGGCTCCTTCAACAACGAGATCGGCCACCCGTACACCGCCCTGCGCTGTGACGCCGACACCCGCTACCTCGTCGCCGAGATGTCGGCCCGCGGAATCGGCCACATCGCCCACCTGGCGGAGTCGGTGCCGCCGCACATCGGCGTCGTGCTCAACGTCGGTTCCGCGCACCTCGGGGAGTTCGGCTCCCAGGAGAACATCGCGCAGGCCAAGGGCGAGCTCATCGAGGCGCTGCCCGCCGACGGCGTGGCCGTCCTCAACGCCGACGACCCCTTCGTCGCGGCGATGGCGCCGCGCACCCGGGCGCGCGTGGTCACCTACTCCACGCACTCCCGCGCCGACCTGTGGGCGGCCGACGTGCGCCTCGACGACGTCGCCCGCGCCAGCTTCACCCTCCACAGCCGGGACGGCTCCGTCCCCGTCACCCTGCAGGTCTTCGGCGAGCACCAGGTGTCCAACGCACTGGCCGCCGCCGCGGTCGGCCTGGAGGCCGGGCTCACCCTCGAGCAGGTGGCGGCGGGACTGTCGCGCCACACCAACGCCTCGGCGCACCGCATGGACGTGCAGACCCGGGCTGACGGCGTCACGGTCATCAACGACTCCTACAACGCCAACCCCGACTCCATGCGCGCCGGCGTCGCGGCCCTGGCCTACACGGCGGCGGCGCGGCCGCACGCCCGGGCCATCGCGGTCCTCGGTGAGATGGGCGAGCTCGGCGACGACGCCGAGGCCTCCCACCGGGAGCTCGGTGAGCAGCTGGGACGCTACCGCGTGTCCCACCTCATCGCCGTCGGGGACAGCCCCAACAGCCGTGCCATGGCGACGGCGGCGCAGGCGCGGGGTATAACTACTGAGATCGCACACGATGTCGAGGAGGCCACCCGCCTCGTCGGGAACGTGCTGCAGACCCGTCCCATCGAGTACACGGGCACCGGCAACCCCGGTGACGTGGTGCTGGTGAAGGCCTCCAATGCTCTGGGGCTGTGGCGGGTGGCAGAGAAACTCATCCAGAAGGGTCATTAG
- a CDS encoding UDP-N-acetylmuramoyl-L-alanyl-D-glutamate--2,6-diaminopimelate ligase, translating to METTVTTLSHLARIAGGELTGSVAPVVTSVELDSSRLADEGALFAAVPGTRRHGAEFARGTPAVAILTDAAGKELLDAAGDTRPVILVDDVRAVLGAVAAEIHGHPSERLTLLGITGTSGKTTTSYLLEQGLMAADLKVGLIGTTGTRINGRPVPTDLTTPEATTLQPLFVRMLAEGVTHVVMEVSSHALELGRVAGTRFDVAGFTNLSQDHLDFHPTMEEYFAAKARFFDPASPLAAERSVVCVDDEWGRRMADLASDPVTVATRGAEADVTAVQSSLTPTGAQVIRLTLPEGAVEAELPLPGDFNIANAALATAMAWAVGVDPQAFTAGFLDVAVPGRMERIDEGQDFLAVVDYAHKPAAVAAVLDTLRGQVRGRLGVVVGAGGDRDATKRPLMGAEAAHRADLVIITDDNPRSEVPATIRAAVLQGAVDAGTDAEIREIGDRAAAIDALIEWARPGDGVVVAGKGHEVGQLVNGVNHHFDDREEVRRALKEKKH from the coding sequence ATGGAGACCACAGTGACCACACTGTCCCACCTCGCCCGTATCGCCGGGGGAGAGCTGACCGGATCCGTGGCCCCGGTCGTCACGTCGGTGGAGCTCGACTCCTCCCGCCTCGCGGACGAGGGCGCGCTCTTCGCCGCCGTCCCCGGCACGCGCCGCCACGGTGCGGAGTTCGCGCGCGGCACGCCGGCCGTCGCGATCCTCACCGACGCCGCCGGAAAGGAGCTTCTCGACGCCGCCGGCGACACCCGCCCTGTCATCCTCGTCGATGACGTCCGCGCGGTCCTCGGGGCCGTGGCCGCGGAGATCCACGGCCACCCCTCGGAGCGTCTCACCCTGCTCGGCATCACCGGCACCTCCGGGAAGACGACCACCAGCTACCTGCTCGAGCAGGGGCTCATGGCGGCCGACCTGAAGGTCGGCCTCATCGGCACGACGGGCACGCGCATCAACGGCCGTCCCGTCCCCACCGACCTCACGACCCCGGAGGCCACGACCCTGCAGCCCCTGTTCGTGCGGATGCTCGCGGAGGGCGTCACGCACGTGGTCATGGAGGTCTCCTCCCACGCCCTGGAGCTGGGCCGGGTGGCGGGCACGCGTTTCGACGTCGCCGGGTTCACCAACCTCTCCCAGGACCACCTCGACTTCCACCCGACGATGGAGGAGTACTTCGCGGCCAAGGCCCGCTTCTTCGACCCGGCGTCGCCGCTGGCCGCGGAGCGGTCCGTCGTCTGCGTCGACGACGAGTGGGGGCGGCGGATGGCCGACCTGGCCTCGGACCCGGTGACCGTCGCGACCCGCGGCGCGGAGGCCGACGTCACCGCCGTCCAGAGCTCGCTCACGCCCACCGGCGCCCAGGTCATCCGGCTCACCCTGCCGGAGGGGGCCGTCGAGGCGGAGCTGCCGCTGCCGGGTGACTTCAACATCGCCAACGCCGCCCTGGCCACCGCCATGGCGTGGGCCGTGGGCGTCGACCCGCAGGCCTTCACCGCCGGTTTCCTCGACGTCGCGGTCCCCGGGCGCATGGAGCGTATCGACGAGGGCCAGGACTTCCTCGCCGTCGTCGACTACGCCCACAAGCCGGCCGCCGTCGCCGCCGTCCTCGACACCCTCCGCGGGCAGGTCCGCGGCCGCCTCGGCGTGGTCGTCGGGGCCGGTGGTGACCGCGACGCCACCAAGCGTCCCCTCATGGGGGCGGAGGCCGCCCACCGCGCCGACCTGGTCATCATCACCGACGACAACCCGCGCAGCGAGGTGCCCGCCACCATCCGGGCGGCCGTGCTGCAGGGGGCGGTCGACGCCGGGACGGACGCGGAGATCCGCGAGATCGGGGACCGCGCCGCCGCCATCGACGCGCTGATCGAGTGGGCCCGCCCGGGGGACGGCGTCGTCGTCGCCGGCAAGGGCCACGAGGTCGGCCAGCTGGTCAACGGCGTCAACCACCATTTCGACGACCGGGAAGAGGTCCGGCGCGCACTCAAGGAGAAGAAGCATTGA